The genomic window TAGTAGATTATATGGGTTTGTTGTGTTGCTAGATGTGCTTGTATTTTGAATAAGACCGATTATCTCTTGTACACGATTTTCTGATAATTTGTCTAGATTTTCAAAAGTATTAGGAGTGCTATCGTACACATTTTTTGATGTATCTACTATATGCTCTTCGTGTTTTTCCTGACTTTTTTCCTGACTTTGTTCTTTTAATTCTTTTGCAATAGACTTACCAGATAGTTTTCCGAACAGGCATGCATCAAGAAGAGAGTTTCCGCCAAGGCGATTGGCTCCATGTACTCCCGAGCATGCGCATTCTCCTGCGGCATATAATCCTATTATTCTCTGTTTTTTATTATTAACCAGTTTATAAACTTGCCCGTTAAGCGATATGGGTATTCCCCCCATCGTGTAATGCGCTGTAGGTCTAATAGGTATAAGATCTTTTGATGGATCAAGATGAGCGTATTTTTCAATAGTTTCTACAACCTGTGGAAGAGCTTCTAGCATATGTTGCTTTTCTATACGAGTCATATCTAGCCATACGCAATCTTTTCTATCAATGTTGCTAGTAGTATCTTCAACGCCTCTTAAAGCATCTATTTCTGATACAATCGACCTGCTTACTACATCTCTTGGAGCTAAATCCGCATGCGTGTCGTCGTAGTTTTTCATAAATGCTTCATTCTTGCAATTCCTGAGAACTCCGCCTTCTCCTCGAGCTGCTTCAGAAAGCAATATTCCAGTATGAGCCAGACCAGTCGGATGGAATTGTATGAACTCTATGTCTTCTAGTTGCAATCCTGCGTTTAGTGCTAAAGACATTCCGTCCCCAGTTAAATCCCAGGAATTAGATGTTGTTGAAAATAGTCTTCCAGCTCCGCCAGTTGCTATAAGAACATTTCTTGCACATATTTTTTCTACTTTTCCACTTTTTTCGTTTAGCGCGATTATGCCCTCTGCGCTATTGGATTTGTGGTTTATAGCAAGATCTGTTACATAAACATCTTCTTCGATTTTAATATTTTCTTCTATGCATTTTTGCCATAGGCTGTATAGAATTTGGTGTCCAATTCTGTCTGCAGCGTACGCAGCTCGTCTAATTGGCTGCTGGCCGAAGTCGGCAGTATGTCCACCAAAAAATCTTTGATTAATATGACCATCTTCTGTTCTAGAAAAGGCAACTCCAAAGTGTTCTAGTTCAATAACTGTATCTCTAGCTTCTTTTGCTAGCATTTTTGCTGCATCTTGATCGCTTAACCAGTCTCCACCGTGTACGGTGTCGTAATAGTGCCATTGCCAGCAATCTTTTTCTATGTTTCCTAATGATGCTGCGATTCCACCTTCGGCAGAACCTGTATGAGACCTTAACGCTTGAAGCTTGCAAATCACTAATATTTTAGGCTGTTTTCCTTGAGATTTTAGCGTTTTATATTCTTCAGATTTCACTAATCCCAGTGCTGCAGAAAGTCCTGCTGCTCCTGCGCCGATAATCACAACATCGTATGATGATTGCTCTACTTGTATTTGCACAGTTTTTTCTTTAACTGTAGTAGTATTTTCTTTTTGCTGACTCAAGTTTGACTGCATAACATTTATTTTCTCATATTTTCTGCTTTTTATTTAAGATTTTTCCTATTTAAACTAAAAACACCATTTTGGTTTTTGACTATTCCATTTAATTCAAGAATTGCTATTTCTCCAGAAATCTTAGATATTGAAAAATCATTATTTGAGTTTGTATGAAGCATGATTGCGTGTATATTGTCAATGTTTGCGCATATTTTTTTGCTCTTACACTCTTGAATTGCTTTCAATACAATTTTTTGAAAATCATTACATGTATCTGGAATAATATTGTTATTGCTTAAAGAGTGTGGCAAATAATGGTGGGAATTAGGATAGATACTATCTATATCATTTTGTGAACATATCATCATAGCTTTTCCATCGTGAATAAGCATATTGCATCCAGCATTACTCGGTGATGTTACATCTCCTGGAACAGAATAAATCTCGCGATTTAAGCTATTCGCCCAGTTTGCTGTGTTTAAAGCTCCAGATCGTAATCGTGCTTGAGATACTATTACCTTGCTAGCAATAGCCGCAATAAGGCGATTTCTTAGTAAGAATCTACGTGCAACAGGAGTAGTGTCTGGACATAGTTCACTAATGCATGCTCCGCCGCTAGAAAGAATAGCATCAAAAAGTTGAGCATTGCTTGAAGGTCCCATTTTGTTCAAACCTCCAGCAAAAACAACAATTGTTTTGCCAACAGGATTAACATTTGCTACATGAGAGTCTAAAGCATCCAAGGTTCCCCAATGAGCTGCAGCGTCAATACCATAAGCTCCGCCAGAAATAACTGTGTGCCCCTTTTTAGCGCACGATTTAGCGAATGTAAAGCTAAGCTCGTATCCGTAGTCATTGCAACCTCTAGAGCCAACAATCGCAAGTGGCTGATTACATTGAATAAGCGCGTTGGGATCTCCAATTCCCCACAAACACAATGGGGGAGCTACTTGGCATTGGGTTGCTAAATCTTGTAGCTGTTTTGGCCAATATTTACTGTTTGGTGAAATAATCCATTGCGTTCCGTTAGAACTAAACCATCTTTTAAGTTGATTTGAATCCCAAGAAGGCAATTGTTTTAGTCTTAAACACCATTTTTTAATGGATCTGTGTAATATATCAAAATTGTTAATAGCAATTTTATTGTCAGCATTATTGCTTCCCCATATTTTAAGACCTTTCAGAAAATATTCTTCTAAAACAGAAACTTTTGAGTGATTTTTTATAATGTTAAGAATTTTTCCATTATTTTCTAAATCATCTAAATTCGATTTAGTCTGGTTTTCTAAAGATCCGTCTATGTAAAAATCATCTTGACAGCAGCCATTTTGCAGATTTAATTCTAGCTGCTTGTTTTTTGTTTTACCAATAGATTCACTTATAGATTCGCAAATAAGGTGAAGTGCTTCCACAATACTGCCAGTGTTTACTGACCCTATTACAAGTGTGTACATTATTGCATCTGCGCCATCAATACAAAATGTGAGTATTGCGCGCGATAAAGTATCGTTATCTATTCTGTAAGTATTGTTGTTGCCATTTATGCTATTAATATTGTTCATATTCTGGTCCTTAAACTAATTGCCTGAGCCATGTCAGTTAAATCTGGAGAAGTGTGCCCATAAAGATCAGCTAAAGTCCATGCAAGCCTTAAAGCTCGATCTGCTCCGCGTAAACTCAACTTGTGGTTTTCAAGTGATTTATTAATCAACTCAATAGCGTATTTAGATGTGTATTTTCTAAGCCATGTTCCAGACGCTTGAGCGTTACAACTCCATCCGAGTTTTCTAAAACGATTTTGAGCAACCAGCCTTGCGTTTTTTACGTTTTCTCGCATCATTGCACTAGTTAGAATTTTTTCTGACATTTGACTAGATCCATGTTCTGATTGCGCTTTTGAAGTAATAATTTTTTCTACAGGTGGAACATCCATTTGAATATCAATCCTGTCTAGAATTGGTCCAGAAAGTCTAGAAAAATAACGTATTCGTTCCTTCTCTTTGCATGTGCATCGTTCGCCATTGCCATAGGCGTATCCGCATGGGCATGGATTTGCTGCGATAACAAGTTGGAATTTAGCAGGATATAATGTTGTTCCTTTAGATCTTGAAACAGCTATATGACCAGATTCCAATGGTTCTCTAAGAGTTTGCAAAACTCTTGGTGAGAATTCTGGAGCTTCATCCATAAACAAAACTCCACAATGTGCACGAGTTATTATTCCAGGCTTGGCTAGACCTGCGCCTCCTCCTATAAGAGATGCTGCAGAAGATGTATGATGAGGTGCCTCAAAAGGCGGAACATCTGTTATTCCATAGTATGGTAGTGTTCCGCAAAGTGACCTAATAGATGCCACTTCAAGCTGTTCTTGTTCGTTTAGTGGGCACATGATGCTTGGCATTCTAGATGCCAGCATAGTTTTACCAGATCCTGGAGGTCCAATCATCATAACGTGGTGTCCGCCAGCTGCAGCTACTTGCAATGCCCACTTTGTGTGTTCTTGCCCTAATACTTCCGACATATCACCGATTTCTCCTAGCGGATTGGCGCTTTTTATTGGATCAACATTATCCGTATTATTCATGTTTGAAGTCGTATTATCGTTAAGTGCTGATTTGGAATAGAGTCTTGTATTATCGATTTCTTTAATATGAAGATGATCATAAGGGTTAATTGCTTTTAATGCTCGTTCTCTGTTCTTTTCGGCAATCGGTCTAGCCTTGTTTTCTAATTTCCCGTTTAGTTCGTCTACCAAATCTAAAATGTGTTTAATCCCAATTACTTCAATTCCATTTATCAGCTTGGCTTCTGAAAGATTTTCGTAGGGAATAATCATTTTTGTAATATTTTTTTGCTTGGCATATAAACAAATTGGTAGCATGCCTTGAATTGGTAGAACTGACCCATCTAAGTTAAGTTCTCCTAAAATAATCGTATTTTCTAGCTCGTTAAGTGGAATAATTCCTCTAGCACTAAGTATGCTTGCTGCAATTGCAAGATCGTAAGATGCTCCACTTTTTGGCATAGACGCAGGTGAAAGATTCACTGTTAACCTTGTTTCTGGCCATTCGCAGCGTAAAGACGTATATGCTGATTTAACTCGTTCTCTCGCCTCGCTTAAAGAGGTGTCAGGAAGACCAATAATAGAGAATCCTGGCAATCCACTAGATATGAATGCCTGCAATTGTATTGTAAAGGCTTTCAAACCCAGTAATCCTACAGATAATGCGTTTCCAATAACCATTAGAATGCTCCTAAAATGTGACGTAGTTGAATATTTTTATCTTTTGAAATTAGTATTGATACAACGTCGAATCGTATTTTTCTGTGTTTAAAAAAGTTGTGCTCGTCTAACCACTTAAATCCAGCTTTATGTGTTTTTAAGCATTTTTCGTTTGTTACTGCTTCTAGTGGAGTTCCAAATCTTACGCTTCGTCTCGTTTTTACTTCTATGAATACAATTCTTCCAAACGGATCCATCATCACAACATCAAGCTCTCCAAAACGACTATGCCAATTTCTGTCTAATAGAATCCAATTTTTAAGAATTAGTTTTAGAGATGCGTATTCTTCTCCAAGATTTCCTATTGTTTTATTAGGGATTGAAAAATCGCATAGTTCTACTTCAATTTCTGCTATGCGATTTAAAATTTCTTCTTTTAATCCCACGCCATCCGTGCAATATTCGTTTTGCTTATATGTCATATTGCTATTTCATCAACACTAAAAACGAATTACCAGATTTTTCAATCAATGTGGTTAAAGGATGTTTTTGGCGTGTTGCGTTGGTTTTAAAGGGAAATTAGCACATAAATATAATTCATATTTTTTTTTTATTATGCGTTAATTGTGATTATTTTTAAATCTTTTTCATCTTTTATAAAGAATCGCCTACAGTATTAATGAAAACTATATAAATATATGCAATACTTGAATTATGCAAATTAGACCAGGTTCTATGTATCCGCTTGGAGCTACCTACGACGGTGCAGGCGTGAACTTCGCATTGTTCTCTGAGGTGGCAAAGCATGTTGAGCTATGCTTGTTCGATGAGCAAGACAATGAGACTCGCATCGATATGACCGAGCAGAATTCTTACGTTTGGCATACTTACATATCTGGAATACAGCCAGGGCAGAGATACGGTTATCGTGTGCATGGACCGTATGATCCAAATCATGGATTATGGTGTAATCCAAACAAACTTCTTTTGGACCCTTATGCAAAGGCAATAGAAGGCAATATTGACGGTGACGAAAGCCTATTTTCGTATTGGTTTGCTAATCCAGATGATTTAGCCGCAATGAACACTTTGGATTCTGCAGATCACACTATGAAAGCAGCTGTTATTAACCCATATTTTGATTGGGGTAACGACCAGCATCCAATGATTCCGTACCACGATAGCGTGATTTACGAGGCTCATGTTAGAGGAATGACGAATTTAAATCGTAATGTTCCTCCAGAAATTCGTGGAACATACGCAGGTTTAGCTCATCCAAGTGTAATATCTTACTTAAAAAAGCTTGGTATTACTGCTATTGAGCTTATGCCTATCCACCAGTTTGTAAATGATTCTTTCTTGCAAAATAAGGGATTAAGCAATTATTGGGGATATAACACCATTGGATTCTTTGCTCCTCAGAATTCGTACTCGAGTTCTGGACAACGTGGCGAGCAAGTTAACGAATTCAAGGCAATGGTTAAGGCGTACCATGCTGCAGGAATGGAAGTTATTCTAGACGTTGTTTACAACCATACCGCTGAAGGAA from Gardnerella vaginalis ATCC 14018 = JCM 11026 includes these protein-coding regions:
- a CDS encoding FAD-binding protein, with the translated sequence MQSNLSQQKENTTTVKEKTVQIQVEQSSYDVVIIGAGAAGLSAALGLVKSEEYKTLKSQGKQPKILVICKLQALRSHTGSAEGGIAASLGNIEKDCWQWHYYDTVHGGDWLSDQDAAKMLAKEARDTVIELEHFGVAFSRTEDGHINQRFFGGHTADFGQQPIRRAAYAADRIGHQILYSLWQKCIEENIKIEEDVYVTDLAINHKSNSAEGIIALNEKSGKVEKICARNVLIATGGAGRLFSTTSNSWDLTGDGMSLALNAGLQLEDIEFIQFHPTGLAHTGILLSEAARGEGGVLRNCKNEAFMKNYDDTHADLAPRDVVSRSIVSEIDALRGVEDTTSNIDRKDCVWLDMTRIEKQHMLEALPQVVETIEKYAHLDPSKDLIPIRPTAHYTMGGIPISLNGQVYKLVNNKKQRIIGLYAAGECACSGVHGANRLGGNSLLDACLFGKLSGKSIAKELKEQSQEKSQEKHEEHIVDTSKNVYDSTPNTFENLDKLSENRVQEIIGLIQNTSTSSNTTNPYNLLEKLENIMENAAAVRCSENTLKDALQKIDTIIIPQAKILVLHSQNLVFNQELIAIWELQNMITLAKSVLQASLARHESRGAFTRLDYPKRNNNQNPQHSIVDSSGEVQNIPVIIVDFDPNKPINHQNKDEINKIMTKID
- the dprA gene encoding DNA-processing protein DprA gives rise to the protein MNNINSINGNNNTYRIDNDTLSRAILTFCIDGADAIMYTLVIGSVNTGSIVEALHLICESISESIGKTKNKQLELNLQNGCCQDDFYIDGSLENQTKSNLDDLENNGKILNIIKNHSKVSVLEEYFLKGLKIWGSNNADNKIAINNFDILHRSIKKWCLRLKQLPSWDSNQLKRWFSSNGTQWIISPNSKYWPKQLQDLATQCQVAPPLCLWGIGDPNALIQCNQPLAIVGSRGCNDYGYELSFTFAKSCAKKGHTVISGGAYGIDAAAHWGTLDALDSHVANVNPVGKTIVVFAGGLNKMGPSSNAQLFDAILSSGGACISELCPDTTPVARRFLLRNRLIAAIASKVIVSQARLRSGALNTANWANSLNREIYSVPGDVTSPSNAGCNMLIHDGKAMMICSQNDIDSIYPNSHHYLPHSLSNNNIIPDTCNDFQKIVLKAIQECKSKKICANIDNIHAIMLHTNSNNDFSISKISGEIAILELNGIVKNQNGVFSLNRKNLK
- a CDS encoding YifB family Mg chelatase-like AAA ATPase, encoding MVIGNALSVGLLGLKAFTIQLQAFISSGLPGFSIIGLPDTSLSEARERVKSAYTSLRCEWPETRLTVNLSPASMPKSGASYDLAIAASILSARGIIPLNELENTIILGELNLDGSVLPIQGMLPICLYAKQKNITKMIIPYENLSEAKLINGIEVIGIKHILDLVDELNGKLENKARPIAEKNRERALKAINPYDHLHIKEIDNTRLYSKSALNDNTTSNMNNTDNVDPIKSANPLGEIGDMSEVLGQEHTKWALQVAAAGGHHVMMIGPPGSGKTMLASRMPSIMCPLNEQEQLEVASIRSLCGTLPYYGITDVPPFEAPHHTSSAASLIGGGAGLAKPGIITRAHCGVLFMDEAPEFSPRVLQTLREPLESGHIAVSRSKGTTLYPAKFQLVIAANPCPCGYAYGNGERCTCKEKERIRYFSRLSGPILDRIDIQMDVPPVEKIITSKAQSEHGSSQMSEKILTSAMMRENVKNARLVAQNRFRKLGWSCNAQASGTWLRKYTSKYAIELINKSLENHKLSLRGADRALRLAWTLADLYGHTSPDLTDMAQAISLRTRI
- a CDS encoding YraN family protein, which produces MTYKQNEYCTDGVGLKEEILNRIAEIEVELCDFSIPNKTIGNLGEEYASLKLILKNWILLDRNWHSRFGELDVVMMDPFGRIVFIEVKTRRSVRFGTPLEAVTNEKCLKTHKAGFKWLDEHNFFKHRKIRFDVVSILISKDKNIQLRHILGAF